The following proteins are co-located in the Fusobacteria bacterium ZRK30 genome:
- a CDS encoding flavodoxin, translating to MKKIGLFYGTTGGRTTGVVDEFDFNLRDEVEIFDVANGIEKIKEFENLILVTPSYGFGELEAHWEAVIEDFKKIDLKGKTLALVGLGSQTTFGESFVGALEILYKIIIKNGGKIIGLTSTEGYHFEECEAIVEGKFMGLVLDEENQDDMTPDRIYDWLEVVKKEFN from the coding sequence ATGAAAAAAATAGGATTATTTTATGGTACTACCGGAGGAAGAACTACCGGTGTAGTTGATGAATTTGACTTTAACCTAAGAGATGAGGTTGAAATATTTGATGTAGCCAACGGGATCGAGAAAATAAAAGAATTTGAAAACCTGATCTTAGTTACACCTAGTTACGGATTTGGTGAATTAGAAGCTCACTGGGAAGCTGTTATAGAAGATTTTAAAAAAATTGATCTTAAGGGAAAAACTTTAGCTCTTGTAGGTTTAGGAAGCCAGACTACATTTGGAGAATCCTTTGTAGGAGCTTTAGAAATTTTATATAAGATCATCATTAAAAATGGCGGGAAGATTATTGGATTAACTTCTACAGAAGGGTATCATTTTGAAGAATGCGAAGCTATCGTTGAAGGTAAATTTATGGGGTTAGTTTTAGACGAAGAAAATCAAGATGACATGACTCCTGACAGGATCTATGACTGGCTTGAGGTTGTTAAAAAAGAATTTAACTAA
- a CDS encoding MBL fold metallo-hydrolase, with translation MNVSILGSGSSGNSIFIEINNIKILIDAGFSGKKIKEKLEVIGEDISDIQALLITHEHGDHVLGAGIISRKYNLPIYITEESYDACKHKLGKIDPSNLNFIESTFYLDEILITPFDVMHDAVRTIGFSVEYMGKKLTLATDIGHITNIVREQFKGSQIAIIECNYDYNMLMNCDYPWDLKSRVKGRNGHLCNEDTAKFLTELYHEDLEKVYLVHVSNDSNCYDLAYNTVEFELIKNDINIDLEIVRQNTVTPIYKSKK, from the coding sequence ATGAATGTATCAATACTAGGGAGTGGAAGTTCTGGAAACTCTATATTTATCGAGATAAACAATATTAAAATTTTAATCGATGCCGGATTTAGCGGGAAAAAAATAAAAGAAAAATTAGAAGTTATAGGAGAAGATATCAGTGATATTCAGGCCCTTCTCATTACCCATGAACACGGAGATCATGTTTTAGGAGCTGGGATTATATCCAGAAAATATAACCTGCCTATCTATATAACCGAGGAAAGCTACGATGCCTGTAAGCATAAATTAGGAAAGATAGACCCTTCTAATTTAAATTTTATAGAGAGTACATTTTATTTAGATGAGATATTAATAACCCCATTTGATGTTATGCACGATGCTGTAAGAACTATTGGCTTTTCTGTAGAATACATGGGAAAGAAACTTACTTTGGCTACTGATATAGGTCATATTACCAACATTGTTCGGGAGCAATTTAAAGGCTCTCAAATTGCTATCATTGAGTGTAACTACGATTACAATATGCTTATGAATTGTGATTACCCCTGGGATCTAAAATCACGTGTTAAGGGACGTAATGGTCACCTCTGCAACGAGGATACTGCAAAATTTTTAACTGAACTATACCATGAAGACTTAGAAAAGGTTTATTTGGTTCATGTGAGTAACGACAGTAACTGCTATGATCTGGCTTATAATACTGTGGAATTTGAATTGATAAAAAATGATATAAATATTGATCTTGAGATCGTAAGACAAAATACTGTTACCCCAATATATAAATCTAAAAAATAA
- a CDS encoding uracil-DNA glycosylase: MKINNLWEELNFEINTCKIFKKSEKDSKVLLGGGNRNSDLLFIGDDPNLFEDDNLRVAPNSSGAFFKNLYELVDLSPEEFYLTNIVKCNLRLKDLSEEEKKIYADVLDMQIALLNPKVIVTLGQEVSRFLLRDNTLKISEIRGKTYDWDGGIKVNPTYDPNFLIRNSDKKKGSPKWLTWKDMEEIKKNMENIHG, translated from the coding sequence ATGAAAATTAATAATTTATGGGAAGAACTCAATTTTGAGATAAATACCTGTAAGATTTTTAAGAAAAGTGAAAAAGACAGTAAAGTATTATTAGGAGGGGGAAACAGAAATTCCGACCTTTTATTTATAGGAGATGATCCTAATCTTTTTGAGGACGACAATCTGAGGGTGGCTCCTAACAGCAGCGGTGCATTTTTTAAAAACCTGTATGAATTGGTCGACCTGTCACCTGAAGAATTTTATCTTACCAATATTGTAAAGTGCAATTTAAGGTTAAAGGACCTTTCAGAGGAAGAGAAAAAGATCTATGCAGATGTTTTGGATATGCAGATTGCTCTGTTAAATCCTAAAGTAATCGTTACCTTAGGCCAGGAGGTCAGCCGATTTTTGCTGAGAGACAATACATTAAAGATTTCTGAAATCCGTGGAAAAACTTACGATTGGGATGGTGGAATCAAAGTAAATCCTACCTACGATCCTAATTTTTTAATCAGAAACAGTGACAAGAAAAAAGGCAGCCCAAAATGGCTCACTTGGAAAGATATGGAGGAGATCAAAAAAAATATGGAGAATATCCATGGATAA
- a CDS encoding 5-formyltetrahydrofolate cyclo-ligase, producing MDKKQIRSEVLKKRNNLSKEFIKKYSEEIFNVLINSPMYNEAEVVMSYMNFKGEVDTDFINNHILKSDKTLILPKMLEDGGLAGVIYDDSKKFNDDNSFKIKEINGAYIDIKKIDLIIIPGVAFDLDGNRVGFGKGYYDKFLKNYSGLIVAPYYEFQLYESVPWEVHDKKIDYLLGVSLKKTSN from the coding sequence ATGGATAAAAAACAAATAAGATCTGAAGTTTTAAAAAAAAGAAATAACCTATCCAAGGAATTTATTAAAAAATATTCTGAAGAGATTTTTAATGTACTTATTAACTCTCCTATGTATAACGAGGCTGAAGTTGTTATGTCATATATGAATTTTAAAGGTGAAGTAGATACCGACTTTATAAATAACCATATTTTAAAGAGTGATAAAACTCTAATCCTGCCAAAAATGTTGGAAGATGGTGGGTTAGCAGGAGTTATCTACGATGATTCTAAAAAATTTAATGATGATAACTCTTTTAAAATTAAAGAGATCAACGGAGCTTATATAGACATAAAAAAAATAGATTTAATTATAATCCCAGGAGTAGCTTTTGATTTAGATGGTAATCGTGTAGGTTTTGGAAAGGGATACTATGATAAGTTTTTAAAAAATTATTCCGGTCTCATCGTAGCTCCTTACTATGAATTTCAATTATATGAAAGTGTTCCATGGGAAGTCCACGATAAAAAAATAGATTATTTATTGGGAGTATCTCTTAAAAAAACTTCCAATTAA
- a CDS encoding fimbria/pilus periplasmic chaperone translates to MIKRRTIFIYLLMISTLYANFQVAPQIQKISLDRPGTQKIYLKNGTNKLKKIRIYSERPEDQKTKDLYMGDWVIVYPKIVYLKPNSKKVIRMAARPPKGLVDGEYRSHLVFEEIPVKKYNNSEKDEGKVEVSLDIIHILVSTVYGYSGKLEYGGVFDDFQVVTDNKKTYLVSKITNTGTTALDVVYKIIYYENMKKLKAEDLLVGKAMRENYFDSVVELNKISKNANRMKIEYYYRVKRKEKEVEEGEAEYSEFKLGEKILSIEKITKEKYFKELEKKK, encoded by the coding sequence ATGATAAAACGAAGAACTATATTCATATATTTATTGATGATTTCAACGCTATACGCAAATTTTCAGGTAGCTCCTCAAATTCAAAAAATAAGTTTAGACAGACCTGGAACCCAGAAAATTTATCTGAAAAACGGTACCAATAAATTAAAAAAAATAAGAATTTATTCTGAAAGACCTGAAGACCAAAAAACAAAAGATCTCTATATGGGGGATTGGGTAATAGTATACCCTAAAATTGTCTATCTTAAACCTAATAGTAAAAAAGTAATTAGGATGGCTGCCAGACCTCCAAAGGGTCTGGTAGATGGAGAATATAGAAGTCATCTGGTATTTGAGGAAATACCGGTAAAAAAATACAATAATAGTGAGAAAGATGAGGGGAAGGTAGAAGTTAGTTTAGATATAATTCATATATTAGTTTCTACAGTATATGGCTATAGTGGCAAATTAGAGTATGGTGGTGTTTTTGATGATTTTCAGGTTGTTACCGATAATAAGAAAACATATTTAGTATCTAAAATTACAAATACAGGAACAACAGCCTTGGATGTAGTTTATAAGATAATTTATTATGAAAATATGAAAAAATTAAAAGCTGAAGATTTATTGGTGGGAAAGGCAATGAGGGAAAATTATTTTGATTCTGTTGTAGAGTTGAATAAAATTTCTAAAAATGCTAATCGAATGAAGATAGAATATTATTATAGAGTTAAAAGGAAGGAAAAAGAGGTCGAGGAAGGAGAAGCAGAATATAGTGAGTTTAAATTAGGAGAAAAAATTCTTTCTATAGAAAAAATAACCAAAGAAAAGTATTTTAAAGAGTTAGAGAAAAAAAAATAA
- a CDS encoding metalloregulator ArsR/SmtB family transcription factor yields the protein MTIEKATLLLKMMSNPIRLGILRELSLRDEICVGNLEELLNVSQSSASQHLAHLRNSGIVCSRKNGKKVCYKVSEESVKDILKALNI from the coding sequence ATGACTATAGAAAAAGCAACCTTACTACTTAAGATGATGTCTAATCCAATAAGATTAGGAATTTTGAGAGAGTTATCACTTAGAGATGAAATTTGTGTAGGAAATTTGGAAGAGCTTCTAAATGTATCCCAATCCAGTGCTTCCCAGCATTTGGCACACCTCAGAAATTCAGGGATAGTATGCTCCAGAAAAAATGGGAAAAAAGTTTGTTACAAGGTTTCAGAGGAAAGTGTAAAAGATATTTTAAAAGCATTAAATATATAG
- a CDS encoding MBL fold metallo-hydrolase — protein sequence MNIKEFKLGMMPTNGFLVWKDKEALLFDCGGANLSELENFIEENNLTLKKVIFTHGHYDHIAGLLKLKEIYPNVEVYIGEEEKEFFTDSALSLSDYLAKIDFKYEDSYKTVKDGDTIDEFVVIDTPGHTQGGKCFYHKESGIVLVGDTMFKGSYGRYDLPTSDGKSLFASLKKLCDTLPADTKVYNGHSGMTTIGDEKENLTRNGII from the coding sequence ATGAATATAAAAGAATTTAAACTTGGAATGATGCCGACAAATGGTTTTTTAGTCTGGAAAGATAAAGAAGCTCTTTTATTTGATTGTGGTGGAGCCAACTTATCGGAATTAGAAAACTTTATAGAGGAAAATAATTTAACTTTAAAAAAAGTAATTTTTACCCATGGTCACTACGATCATATTGCGGGATTATTAAAATTAAAGGAGATCTATCCCAATGTAGAGGTATATATAGGGGAGGAAGAGAAGGAATTTTTTACAGATTCTGCTCTGAGTCTTTCAGATTATCTGGCTAAGATAGATTTTAAATATGAAGATAGTTACAAAACAGTAAAGGATGGAGATACTATAGATGAGTTTGTAGTGATAGATACTCCGGGACATACTCAGGGTGGAAAATGTTTTTATCATAAGGAATCAGGGATAGTTCTTGTAGGAGACACTATGTTTAAGGGAAGTTATGGAAGATATGACCTGCCGACCAGTGATGGAAAGAGCTTATTTGCCAGCTTGAAAAAGTTATGTGACACTCTGCCTGCTGATACCAAGGTATATAATGGCCATTCAGGGATGACTACTATTGGGGATGAAAAAGAAAATTTAACGAGGAATGGAATTATTTAG